In Holophagales bacterium, one DNA window encodes the following:
- a CDS encoding DNA adenine methylase, producing MNVALFQSNLFAEETLGSAQPPRGQLLKWIGNKHRLASQIVALFPADMRAYWEPFLGGGAVLATLAPSRGFASDAFPPLIEIWRTLKTKPDELKAWYRERWEHFRSGDRVERYEEIKRRFNASPNGADLLFLCRSCYGGVVRFRKADGYMSTPCGIHSPIAPDRFSARVDDWRRRIVGSEFALSHFADAMRRTRTGDVVYCDPPYSHTQAILYGAQSFSFESLLDEIAACKARGVRVLLSIDGTKKSGAHSCDLPIPDGLFAREVFLSIGRSMLRRFQLPGQSLEAEEVSERLLLTF from the coding sequence ATGAACGTCGCCCTCTTCCAATCCAACCTCTTCGCAGAGGAGACCCTCGGGAGCGCCCAGCCGCCCCGAGGCCAGCTTCTGAAGTGGATCGGAAACAAGCACCGTCTCGCCTCTCAGATTGTCGCGCTGTTTCCGGCGGACATGCGCGCCTACTGGGAGCCGTTCCTCGGCGGCGGCGCTGTCCTTGCCACCCTCGCACCTTCCCGAGGCTTCGCCTCCGATGCATTCCCACCGCTCATCGAGATCTGGAGAACGCTCAAGACCAAGCCGGACGAGCTGAAGGCCTGGTATCGAGAGCGGTGGGAGCATTTTCGCAGCGGTGATCGCGTCGAACGATACGAGGAGATCAAGCGACGCTTCAATGCATCACCGAATGGCGCCGACCTTCTCTTCCTCTGTCGCAGCTGCTACGGAGGAGTCGTCCGCTTCCGCAAGGCCGACGGGTACATGTCGACGCCTTGCGGAATCCACTCCCCCATCGCGCCAGATCGCTTTTCAGCGCGCGTCGACGACTGGCGGCGACGCATCGTCGGCTCGGAGTTCGCGCTCTCCCACTTCGCCGACGCCATGCGGCGGACAAGAACGGGAGACGTCGTCTATTGTGATCCGCCGTACTCCCACACTCAGGCGATCCTTTACGGCGCCCAGAGCTTCAGCTTCGAGTCACTCCTCGACGAGATCGCCGCCTGCAAGGCTCGCGGCGTGCGCGTCCTGCTCAGCATCGACGGAACCAAGAAGTCGGGAGCGCATTCCTGCGATCTCCCGATCCCGGATGGCCTATTCGCACGCGAGGTCTTCCTGAGTATCGGCCGCTCCATGCTTCGGCGCTTCCAGCTACCTGGCCAGAGCCTGGAAGCAGAAGAGGTTTCCGAGCGCCTTCTCCTGACCTTCTAG
- a CDS encoding helix-turn-helix transcriptional regulator, translating into MRSSTTSTKDARRLGDLLRAARIAAGLRQADLAERLGLPQSFVSKYEAGERRLTFGEVSRICSVLEVDLTELGHKLEGAGS; encoded by the coding sequence TTGCGAAGTAGTACCACATCCACCAAAGACGCCAGACGGCTGGGCGATCTTCTGCGCGCCGCGAGAATCGCTGCCGGCCTGCGGCAAGCCGATCTCGCCGAGCGGCTGGGCCTGCCTCAGTCCTTTGTCAGCAAGTACGAGGCGGGCGAGCGGCGGCTCACCTTCGGTGAGGTCTCCAGGATCTGCTCCGTGCTCGAAGTCGATCTCACGGAGCTTGGGCACAAGCTCGAGGGCGCGGGTTCGTGA
- a CDS encoding transposase family protein → MVRNEVSSHSPARLKAVVSAVGWPLSSFFRRSSAERRRPGPAPRPLNRDLYDAVRDVALAFPWWGYKRLAVVCRRRQLDVSNRFVYRVLKAEGLLCRPLPRSAELYQAARLFELLPRQANDLWQADVTYVHVPGHGWWYAVTVIDYFSRYLLALHLSPSHDAVAVTTALDQAKAEAERLHGPLSKPPILVTDNGSTFLAKRFRRHINGVLSHVRTRYRTPQQLGLLERFHQTLKDEEVHWHLYASPADAREKLAAFRRRYNEVRPHWALMPLEGGDPVTPVDVYAGGVEVGIPTWQGWAKAAKEKLDELMTIDAERGAAA, encoded by the coding sequence ATGGTACGCAACGAGGTCTCCTCGCATTCGCCAGCGCGGCTGAAGGCAGTGGTCTCGGCGGTGGGCTGGCCGTTATCGAGCTTCTTTCGCCGCTCGAGCGCGGAGCGTCGACGTCCTGGTCCAGCGCCGAGGCCGCTGAATCGTGATCTCTACGACGCGGTGAGGGATGTGGCGTTGGCTTTCCCCTGGTGGGGCTACAAGCGCTTGGCGGTGGTTTGTCGTCGCCGACAGCTCGATGTCTCGAACCGCTTCGTGTATCGCGTGCTGAAGGCCGAGGGTCTGTTGTGTCGTCCGCTGCCGCGCTCGGCGGAGCTGTACCAGGCTGCGCGCCTGTTCGAGCTGTTGCCGCGGCAAGCGAACGACCTGTGGCAGGCGGACGTGACGTACGTGCACGTGCCAGGCCACGGCTGGTGGTACGCGGTGACGGTGATCGACTACTTCAGCCGCTACCTGTTGGCGCTTCATCTGTCGCCGAGCCACGACGCGGTAGCGGTGACGACGGCACTCGATCAGGCCAAGGCCGAAGCGGAGAGACTGCACGGGCCGCTGTCGAAGCCGCCGATTCTGGTGACGGACAACGGATCGACGTTTCTGGCGAAGCGATTCCGTCGCCACATCAACGGCGTCCTGAGTCATGTGCGCACGCGCTATCGGACGCCTCAGCAGCTGGGTCTGCTCGAGCGATTCCACCAGACGCTGAAGGACGAAGAGGTGCACTGGCATCTCTACGCCTCACCGGCTGACGCCCGCGAGAAGCTCGCAGCCTTCCGGCGGCGGTACAACGAAGTGAGGCCGCACTGGGCGCTGATGCCGCTCGAGGGAGGTGATCCCGTAACGCCGGTCGACGTCTATGCCGGTGGTGTCGAAGTCGGGATCCCCACTTGGCAGGGCTGGGCGAAAGCCGCCAAAGAGAAGCTCGACGAGCTGATGACCATCGATGCAGAGCGTGGAGCCGCCGCCTGA
- a CDS encoding helix-turn-helix domain-containing protein has protein sequence MPKRSELSGEERVQVVLSLLRKEEPVAALSRRYRVSEQTLYRWRDEFVSGGRERLSKGSKDSGEESRRIAEMEQELARRAQAIGELTIANGILRKLPRYPR, from the coding sequence ATGCCGAAGCGGAGCGAGTTGTCCGGCGAGGAGCGGGTGCAGGTGGTGCTGTCGCTGCTGCGCAAGGAGGAGCCGGTCGCGGCGTTGTCTCGCCGGTACCGGGTGAGCGAGCAGACGCTGTACCGGTGGCGTGACGAGTTCGTGTCGGGTGGTCGAGAGCGGCTGTCGAAAGGCTCGAAGGACTCAGGTGAGGAGAGCCGCCGCATCGCGGAGATGGAGCAAGAGCTGGCTCGTCGGGCGCAGGCGATCGGTGAGCTGACGATCGCCAACGGCATTCTCCGAAAACTACCGCGGTACCCCCGCTGA